A single region of the Salicibibacter cibi genome encodes:
- the odhB gene encoding 2-oxoglutarate dehydrogenase complex dihydrolipoyllysine-residue succinyltransferase, with amino-acid sequence MAEIKVPELAESITEGTIAEWLKKPGDFVEKGEAVAELETDKVNVELNAEQSGVLQEIISDEGEDVSVGDVVATLDENASEGNSGTSGDSETKEEGAKDKKEEKAQAEQSEGDNKEKKTETASKQESSEDTQDASAEHVVASPAARKLAREKGINLADIPVRDPLGRVRKEDVESYESNKAAQTQASTQKSAPENDEESDEFGGKPVERERMSRRRQTIANRLVDVQQSTAMLTTFNEVDMSAIMDLRKRKKESFQEKNDGTKLGMMSFFTKGVIGALKQFPLLNAEIQGKDIIKKNFYDIGMAVSTDNGLVVPVVRDADRLSFAGIEEEVGRLSAKARDNKLGLDDLQGGTFTITNGGVFGSLLSTPILNTPQVGILGMHTIQWRPVAIDKERMENRPMMYIALSYDHRIVDGKEAVSFLVRLKQLLEEPEDLLLEG; translated from the coding sequence ATGGCAGAAATAAAAGTACCAGAGCTTGCGGAATCGATCACCGAAGGAACGATTGCCGAATGGTTGAAAAAACCGGGCGATTTTGTCGAAAAGGGAGAAGCGGTTGCCGAGCTTGAAACCGATAAAGTAAACGTAGAATTGAATGCAGAACAATCAGGGGTCCTCCAGGAAATCATTAGCGATGAAGGGGAAGACGTCTCTGTTGGTGACGTCGTTGCCACCCTGGATGAAAACGCCTCGGAAGGAAACAGCGGAACATCCGGAGATTCCGAAACAAAAGAAGAAGGTGCCAAAGACAAGAAAGAAGAAAAAGCGCAAGCGGAGCAAAGTGAAGGGGATAACAAAGAAAAGAAAACCGAAACCGCTTCGAAACAGGAAAGTTCCGAGGACACGCAAGACGCGTCGGCCGAACATGTCGTTGCCTCTCCCGCTGCCCGAAAACTTGCACGGGAAAAAGGCATTAACCTTGCCGATATCCCGGTTCGGGATCCACTTGGCCGCGTGCGAAAAGAAGATGTTGAATCATATGAATCAAATAAAGCGGCACAAACACAAGCGTCCACACAAAAAAGCGCTCCTGAAAATGATGAAGAAAGCGATGAGTTCGGCGGAAAACCGGTGGAACGCGAACGTATGTCAAGACGCCGGCAAACGATTGCAAATCGTCTCGTAGATGTACAACAATCCACCGCCATGCTCACGACATTCAACGAAGTGGATATGTCTGCCATCATGGATCTAAGAAAACGGAAAAAAGAATCTTTCCAGGAAAAAAACGATGGCACAAAACTAGGCATGATGTCTTTCTTTACCAAAGGTGTTATTGGCGCACTTAAGCAATTTCCGCTCCTAAACGCGGAAATTCAAGGAAAAGACATTATCAAAAAGAATTTTTATGATATCGGAATGGCTGTTTCCACCGATAACGGTCTCGTCGTACCCGTTGTGCGCGATGCCGATCGCTTAAGCTTTGCCGGTATCGAAGAAGAGGTTGGCAGACTTTCGGCGAAAGCCCGGGATAATAAATTGGGTCTGGACGATTTACAGGGGGGAACGTTTACGATTACGAACGGCGGCGTTTTCGGTTCCCTATTGTCCACCCCAATCTTGAACACGCCGCAAGTCGGGATCCTCGGCATGCATACCATTCAGTGGCGACCGGTTGCCATTGATAAAGAGCGAATGGAAAATAGGCCGATGATGTATATCGCTCTATCGTATGATCATCGAATCGTAGATGGCAAAGAAGCCGTAAGCTTCCTCGTCAGATTAAAGCAGTTGCTTGAAGAGCCGGAAGATCTATTACTGGAAGGATAA
- a CDS encoding YjiH family protein, which produces MSEKQFNSTHILKFLLPSIIGIIIFITPVTVEGELTIPIAWLAETLDGWISPILGETIVAITGVSVIGTGIYRYLYPQWMRRSLFASLFSVTPIWFIIRIIGFIFAVAILFEWGPEWFWGEATGGEILALASFLLTIFLFAGVFLPLLMNFGLLEFAGALLHVIMRPLFTMPGRSSIDSLASWLGDAAIGVLLTNQQYEQGHYTKREAAVLGTTFNIVSITFAIVVLGYLELSHMFVPYYITIIIAGFVAAIIMPRIPPLSRKSETHYPGAEPKTKNENPDQPALTRAWRGALARASHATVQGAGRNGISNALEMWLTVIPIVLTIGTIMVIIAEHTPVFQWLGLPFIPILELMQVPEAQAASETILIGFADMLLPAIIAADIQSEMTRFIIGCLSITQLIYMSEVGGMILGSKIPITFWELIMIFLLRTIITLPIIVLCAHIIF; this is translated from the coding sequence TTGTCCGAGAAACAATTTAACAGTACACATATTCTAAAATTTCTTCTCCCCTCCATCATCGGTATCATTATATTTATTACACCGGTCACCGTGGAAGGGGAGCTCACCATCCCAATCGCTTGGTTGGCCGAAACACTTGACGGATGGATCTCACCGATTTTGGGGGAGACGATCGTGGCCATTACCGGCGTATCTGTGATTGGAACCGGCATCTATCGTTACCTCTATCCGCAATGGATGCGCCGTTCGTTGTTTGCTTCCCTTTTTTCCGTTACCCCCATATGGTTTATCATCCGGATCATTGGGTTTATATTCGCAGTTGCCATTCTTTTTGAGTGGGGACCGGAATGGTTTTGGGGAGAAGCAACGGGTGGAGAAATTCTCGCTTTGGCTTCCTTCTTGCTTACCATTTTCCTGTTTGCCGGCGTCTTTTTGCCGCTGTTAATGAACTTTGGTCTGTTGGAATTTGCAGGGGCATTGTTGCATGTCATTATGCGGCCGCTTTTTACGATGCCCGGCCGGTCTTCCATTGACAGTTTGGCTTCATGGCTCGGGGATGCAGCCATCGGTGTATTATTAACAAACCAGCAGTATGAACAAGGGCATTATACGAAACGGGAAGCAGCCGTGTTGGGGACAACCTTTAATATCGTGTCCATTACGTTTGCCATCGTCGTTTTGGGGTACCTCGAATTGAGCCATATGTTCGTTCCCTATTACATTACGATTATCATCGCCGGTTTCGTCGCCGCGATCATCATGCCACGCATCCCACCGCTTTCAAGAAAAAGCGAAACGCACTACCCGGGCGCGGAACCGAAAACAAAAAATGAAAATCCCGATCAGCCGGCGCTCACCCGTGCGTGGCGAGGAGCGCTTGCGCGTGCAAGCCACGCGACTGTACAAGGAGCGGGACGAAACGGAATAAGTAATGCGTTGGAGATGTGGCTTACCGTTATCCCCATTGTGTTAACGATTGGAACAATTATGGTTATCATTGCCGAACATACACCGGTCTTTCAATGGCTTGGCCTTCCTTTCATTCCAATTTTGGAACTGATGCAAGTGCCCGAAGCACAAGCGGCATCGGAGACAATTTTGATCGGGTTCGCGGATATGCTGCTTCCCGCTATAATCGCTGCGGATATCCAAAGTGAAATGACGCGTTTCATTATCGGCTGTCTCTCGATCACCCAGTTGATTTATATGTCCGAAGTCGGCGGGATGATTCTCGGCTCAAAAATTCCAATCACCTTTTGGGAACTGATCATGATTTTCTTGCTAAGAACAATCATTACCTTGCCGATTATCGTTCTATGCGCACATATTATTTTTTAA
- a CDS encoding type II toxin-antitoxin system PemK/MazF family toxin, with protein MNNSNQSQHPTAKKSVKRGDVFFADLSPVVGSEQGGVRPVLIIQNDIGNRFSPTVIVAAITAQIKKAKLPTHVEIDAEAHRFDRDSVVLLEQIRTIDKQRLTDKITHLDDEMMKKVKQALEISIGLSDL; from the coding sequence GTGAATAATTCGAACCAGTCTCAACATCCAACTGCAAAGAAAAGCGTCAAACGAGGGGATGTTTTCTTTGCAGATTTATCTCCGGTTGTCGGTTCGGAACAAGGCGGTGTTCGGCCGGTCCTTATTATTCAAAACGATATTGGGAACCGCTTTAGCCCCACCGTCATTGTAGCCGCGATTACCGCACAAATTAAAAAGGCGAAATTGCCAACGCACGTGGAAATCGACGCCGAAGCACACCGCTTTGACCGTGACAGTGTCGTACTTCTGGAACAAATCCGTACGATAGATAAACAACGCCTTACGGATAAAATTACGCACTTAGACGATGAGATGATGAAAAAGGTGAAACAAGCATTGGAAATCAGCATCGGTCTCAGTGATCTATAG
- a CDS encoding DUF6501 family protein, which produces MQHLQWQSRAPIKTITCVHANAEKYKVDRVLTPGKTYDVQNETDEFYFIIDNTGIIGGFKKDYFRE; this is translated from the coding sequence ATGCAACATTTGCAGTGGCAAAGCCGGGCTCCGATAAAAACAATTACGTGTGTCCACGCAAACGCGGAAAAGTACAAAGTGGATCGCGTGCTGACCCCCGGGAAAACATACGATGTGCAAAATGAAACCGATGAATTCTACTTTATCATTGATAACACCGGGATTATCGGGGGATTTAAAAAGGATTATTTTCGCGAGTGA
- a CDS encoding 2-oxoglutarate dehydrogenase E1 component yields MDRNVSKADKTWETFHGPNLGYVMDMYEKYKNESDEVDSDLKEWFRTYGAPSVEPLNGQATTASPEVPTSAMHKIGKAIKLADNIRTFGHILADMHPLEAPGEESPLLQPEENGLDEEDLRAMPADMLCKDAPSYIEDGYEAILHLKQMYTKTIAFEFDHVYDLEERNWLNRMVESGEIYEDLSNEKRRNLLERLTATEKFEQFLHKNFVGQKRFSVEGLDSMVPMLDEMVQHFTQEGAKHVTLGMAHRGRLSTLAHVLGKPYNLIFAEFMNAPSKETSPSEGASTLNYGWTGDVKYHLGANRKLNQASTYTTVNVANNPSHLEFVNPVVAGYARAAQEDRNKTGFPDVELNKAGAILVHGDAAFPGEGIVAETLNLSRLKGYQIGGTLHIIANNLLGFTTESHDSRSTTYSSDLAKGFEIPIIHVNADDPDACIAAVHLACEYRSRFHKDFLIDLVGYRRYGHNEMDEPAATQPQLYEMIRSHDTARAIYADKLQQEGIVEEDQPKAMQEELQEKLEKEYEKVSGRSATPGKADPPEVIEKGLPDIDTTVDYETLRQINEELLQFPEGFTVFPKLKRILNRRETAFTEGKIDWGHAEALAFASIISDGTPIRMTGQDSERGTFNHRHLILHDAETGDNHSPMHTLSTAKASFALHNSPLSEAAVVGFEYGYNVQAPDTLVLWEAQYGDFNNAAQVIYDQFISAARAKWGQKSGIVLLLPHGHEGAGPEHSSARLERFLSLAAENNWNVVNATNTSQYFHLLRRQAASLKMDEVRPLVLMTPKSLLRNQTIADTNEAFTDGKFSAVIEDPKTVENKADDVETLLFCSGKISIDLHETIDENVDASQLHIVRIEELYPYPKEDIKAVLSKYKNVKRAKWVQEEPKNMGAWGYIEPYLRETLPKKIDIEYIGRRRRSSPSEGDPNVHKKEQQRIIDKALGLKEGRN; encoded by the coding sequence ATGGACAGAAACGTTTCCAAGGCGGATAAGACTTGGGAAACATTTCACGGGCCTAATTTAGGTTACGTGATGGATATGTATGAAAAATATAAGAACGAGTCAGACGAAGTAGACTCAGACTTGAAAGAATGGTTTCGAACCTACGGAGCACCATCCGTGGAGCCGCTAAACGGACAAGCAACAACTGCATCGCCTGAAGTACCCACTTCTGCAATGCACAAAATAGGAAAAGCTATCAAATTGGCGGATAATATTCGAACCTTCGGTCATATTTTGGCAGACATGCACCCCCTTGAAGCCCCTGGAGAGGAGTCTCCTCTTTTACAGCCCGAGGAAAATGGTTTAGATGAAGAAGATCTGAGAGCCATGCCTGCCGATATGCTGTGCAAAGATGCCCCAAGCTATATAGAAGATGGGTATGAAGCCATTTTACATTTAAAACAGATGTATACAAAGACCATCGCTTTTGAATTTGACCATGTGTACGACCTGGAAGAACGAAACTGGTTGAACCGTATGGTCGAATCAGGAGAGATCTATGAAGATTTGTCAAACGAAAAACGCCGGAACCTGCTTGAACGTTTAACGGCTACTGAGAAATTTGAGCAGTTTTTGCATAAAAATTTTGTCGGACAAAAACGCTTTTCCGTCGAAGGCCTTGATTCCATGGTTCCCATGCTTGACGAGATGGTGCAACATTTCACGCAAGAGGGCGCGAAACACGTGACGCTTGGAATGGCGCACCGCGGCCGTTTAAGCACGCTTGCACATGTGCTTGGAAAGCCATATAATCTGATTTTTGCCGAATTCATGAATGCGCCCAGCAAAGAAACATCTCCTTCCGAAGGTGCCTCGACGTTAAATTATGGGTGGACCGGTGATGTGAAGTATCATTTAGGCGCAAATAGAAAATTGAATCAAGCATCTACCTATACAACGGTGAATGTAGCCAACAACCCCAGCCACCTGGAATTTGTCAATCCAGTTGTTGCCGGATATGCACGCGCTGCTCAGGAAGACCGCAATAAAACCGGCTTTCCGGATGTTGAATTGAACAAAGCAGGAGCAATTCTTGTGCATGGAGATGCAGCATTCCCCGGTGAAGGCATCGTCGCCGAAACGTTGAATTTAAGCCGGTTGAAGGGATATCAAATCGGTGGGACACTCCACATCATCGCGAATAATTTACTAGGTTTTACGACCGAAAGCCACGATTCCAGATCAACAACCTACTCAAGTGACTTGGCTAAAGGCTTCGAGATCCCCATTATCCATGTGAACGCAGATGATCCGGATGCGTGTATAGCAGCCGTCCATTTGGCTTGTGAGTACCGTAGTCGTTTCCATAAAGATTTTTTAATTGATTTAGTTGGGTATCGTCGTTATGGCCATAATGAGATGGATGAGCCGGCGGCTACGCAACCCCAGCTGTACGAAATGATTCGTTCTCATGATACGGCAAGAGCCATCTACGCCGATAAGCTTCAACAAGAAGGGATCGTCGAAGAGGACCAACCAAAAGCCATGCAAGAGGAACTTCAGGAAAAGCTGGAAAAAGAATATGAAAAAGTTTCCGGACGAAGCGCAACTCCCGGAAAAGCAGACCCCCCGGAAGTCATTGAAAAAGGCTTGCCCGACATTGATACCACCGTTGATTACGAAACACTCAGGCAAATCAACGAAGAATTGTTGCAATTCCCGGAAGGGTTCACGGTCTTTCCCAAGTTAAAACGCATTCTTAACCGAAGGGAAACAGCCTTTACCGAAGGAAAAATTGACTGGGGGCACGCAGAAGCCCTGGCTTTCGCATCCATTATTTCCGATGGTACTCCTATCCGAATGACCGGACAAGATTCGGAGCGGGGAACATTTAACCATCGTCATCTCATTCTTCACGATGCAGAAACTGGGGATAACCATTCGCCCATGCATACGTTATCGACGGCTAAAGCATCCTTCGCTCTTCATAATAGTCCTTTGTCGGAGGCTGCAGTTGTAGGATTTGAGTATGGATACAACGTGCAAGCTCCGGACACTTTGGTGCTTTGGGAAGCGCAATACGGGGATTTCAATAACGCTGCACAAGTCATCTATGACCAATTCATATCGGCTGCAAGAGCAAAGTGGGGCCAAAAGTCAGGCATTGTGCTGTTGTTGCCGCACGGCCATGAAGGTGCAGGACCCGAGCATTCCAGCGCTCGTTTGGAACGCTTCTTATCTCTGGCTGCCGAAAATAACTGGAATGTCGTCAATGCCACCAACACGTCACAGTATTTCCATTTGTTGCGCCGGCAAGCTGCTTCTTTGAAAATGGATGAAGTAAGGCCACTCGTGTTGATGACACCGAAGAGTCTCCTTAGAAATCAAACGATTGCCGACACGAACGAAGCATTTACGGATGGAAAATTTTCAGCAGTTATCGAAGATCCAAAAACCGTCGAGAACAAAGCTGACGACGTGGAAACGTTACTTTTTTGCAGTGGAAAAATTTCCATTGATCTCCATGAAACGATCGACGAAAATGTCGATGCAAGCCAGTTGCATATCGTAAGAATCGAAGAACTGTATCCTTACCCTAAAGAAGACATTAAAGCGGTTCTATCCAAATATAAAAATGTGAAACGGGCAAAATGGGTACAAGAAGAACCAAAAAACATGGGAGCCTGGGGCTACATTGAACCTTATCTTCGCGAAACGTTGCCCAAGAAAATTGACATTGAATATATCGGACGCAGACGCCGTTCCAGCCCATCTGAAGGCGACCCTAATGTTCATAAAAAAGAACAACAAAGAATTATTGACAAAGCGTTAGGCCTCAAAGAAGGGAGAAACTAG
- a CDS encoding S1C family serine protease, producing MDRYKRREPNERDEDHFEEEDDGTVHDPEEGNDEDVPPEEPPVEDFYRKEIEDAGTVKKKKRKKRWMKLGIIFVSFLLVIQGTTSLIQLLQPDVVDFLATSYELSQDEDVSEWRESVVTLQVEQPGRVTRGTGFFIHEDGLIATNRHVVEDALQTVVTLHDGSAYEATPVSQSDDVDLALIRIEEDVAVDPLQLQPQEEDVEEGTYITIIGNPLNFSGIANEGEILETGNPTTISAPTYRGNSGSPAINEDGDVVGVIFATRQQPRGQGGSVGLMVPVDEVWGHIQEIGEEG from the coding sequence ATGGATCGTTACAAACGAAGAGAACCTAACGAACGAGATGAAGATCACTTTGAAGAAGAGGACGATGGGACCGTTCATGATCCGGAAGAAGGAAACGATGAAGACGTTCCACCGGAAGAGCCTCCAGTGGAAGATTTTTATCGCAAAGAAATAGAAGATGCGGGAACTGTAAAGAAAAAGAAAAGGAAAAAACGTTGGATGAAATTAGGCATCATTTTTGTATCTTTTCTACTGGTCATCCAAGGGACCACTTCTCTTATTCAACTCTTGCAACCTGATGTCGTGGATTTCCTGGCAACGTCTTATGAATTGTCCCAAGATGAAGACGTGTCGGAGTGGCGGGAATCGGTTGTCACATTGCAAGTAGAACAACCGGGACGGGTGACGCGAGGAACCGGTTTTTTTATTCATGAGGACGGGCTCATTGCCACGAATCGCCATGTGGTAGAGGATGCTTTGCAAACGGTCGTCACTCTGCACGACGGCTCCGCATATGAAGCAACCCCTGTGAGCCAATCCGATGACGTGGATTTGGCATTGATCCGGATCGAGGAAGATGTTGCTGTCGACCCGCTCCAACTGCAACCGCAAGAAGAAGACGTCGAAGAAGGAACCTATATTACTATTATCGGAAATCCGCTTAATTTTAGCGGTATTGCCAATGAAGGGGAGATTCTTGAAACCGGAAATCCAACCACCATTTCCGCGCCTACCTATCGGGGCAACAGCGGAAGTCCTGCCATCAACGAGGATGGAGACGTCGTCGGTGTCATTTTTGCAACACGGCAACAGCCAAGGGGGCAAGGAGGAAGTGTAGGATTGATGGTTCCTGTCGATGAAGTATGGGGGCACATTCAAGAGATAGGAGAGGAGGGCTAA
- a CDS encoding alpha/beta hydrolase, translated as MIKRKVISATFKIGIGLCMILSSFVSGWATTSEGELPSKTAVILHAINNQLVVPDEQLTPPSFLTGGNAFGGTPFEHESIQIPVRDGTVLPGRMHRPANAEDAPVIVYYHGGAFMEGYGNIHTHDNIIRALAYRSNAIVISVGYRLAPEHVFPKAVDDAYDAMLWAYEQAEALGGSKDKMIVAGDSAGGNLATVTAMKARNEDGPELKAQLLYYPLTTFHDRPLETRDKYASGNYLLSKTVMKKARDAYTPGEEMREDPYVSPLDEGEANGLPPAFIATAEFDPLRDEGELYAYKLHEEDVTVEAIRYEGVMHGFLSFYEVLATGRHALDDSVAFLDRTLNDKQVAGAGFRIVEREQPTGFERLREETEAHMGAVYLLGLHVQRQFNQWVETSLLADSEDE; from the coding sequence ATGATAAAAAGAAAAGTGATTTCAGCAACTTTCAAGATTGGCATTGGCCTTTGCATGATCTTATCAAGTTTTGTCAGCGGTTGGGCAACAACGTCAGAAGGAGAACTGCCATCGAAAACAGCAGTGATTCTTCATGCCATTAACAATCAATTGGTCGTCCCGGATGAACAACTGACCCCTCCATCGTTTTTAACCGGAGGCAATGCTTTCGGTGGAACGCCTTTCGAACATGAGTCTATACAAATCCCCGTGAGGGACGGCACAGTATTGCCGGGGCGCATGCATCGACCCGCGAACGCTGAAGATGCACCGGTTATCGTTTATTATCACGGCGGCGCTTTCATGGAGGGATATGGCAATATCCATACCCACGATAATATCATCCGTGCCCTCGCTTATCGTTCGAATGCCATTGTGATCAGCGTTGGGTACCGTTTGGCACCGGAACATGTTTTTCCAAAAGCAGTCGATGATGCCTATGACGCGATGTTATGGGCGTATGAACAGGCGGAAGCACTTGGCGGTTCAAAGGATAAAATGATTGTAGCTGGGGATAGTGCCGGCGGCAACCTTGCCACTGTCACAGCGATGAAAGCGCGAAATGAAGATGGCCCCGAATTGAAGGCTCAACTCCTCTATTATCCTTTAACAACGTTTCATGACCGACCATTGGAAACCCGTGATAAATATGCAAGCGGAAATTATTTGCTGTCAAAAACGGTCATGAAAAAAGCGCGAGATGCCTATACACCTGGGGAAGAAATGCGGGAAGACCCATACGTTTCACCCCTTGATGAAGGGGAGGCCAACGGACTTCCGCCCGCATTTATAGCAACGGCTGAATTTGATCCGCTCAGAGACGAGGGTGAACTATACGCTTATAAACTTCACGAAGAAGACGTCACTGTGGAGGCTATTCGATACGAGGGCGTTATGCATGGATTTTTATCCTTTTATGAGGTGTTGGCCACCGGACGCCATGCGTTGGATGACAGCGTAGCATTTCTTGACCGGACCTTAAATGACAAGCAAGTGGCTGGGGCTGGGTTTCGAATTGTTGAAAGGGAACAGCCAACAGGTTTTGAAAGACTAAGAGAAGAGACAGAAGCCCATATGGGGGCTGTTTACCTTCTTGGGTTACACGTTCAACGCCAATTCAATCAATGGGTGGAAACCTCGTTATTGGCTGATTCCGAAGATGAATAA
- a CDS encoding acyl-CoA thioesterase — protein sequence MENTFRFSHEIRVRYSEIDGQGIVFNAHYMTYLDVAVIEYFRTVLGENWLETYSKSFDIALVKSTLEFQKPARLDEQLSIWCRIKHLGNSSFTTAFQMTKKNEDAILLEAEQIHVNYDASEGKAVPIPEKVRSLIEQYEGW from the coding sequence ATGGAAAATACGTTTCGTTTTTCTCATGAAATACGAGTGCGATACTCGGAGATTGATGGACAAGGCATTGTATTTAATGCCCATTATATGACGTACCTCGATGTTGCCGTTATTGAATATTTTCGAACAGTGCTTGGTGAGAATTGGTTGGAAACGTACAGCAAAAGCTTTGATATCGCTCTCGTTAAATCGACGCTTGAGTTCCAAAAGCCTGCTCGCCTTGACGAACAACTATCGATTTGGTGCAGAATAAAACACCTAGGTAACAGCAGTTTTACGACTGCTTTTCAAATGACAAAGAAAAACGAGGATGCCATCTTGCTTGAAGCAGAACAAATTCATGTGAATTACGATGCATCCGAAGGAAAAGCCGTTCCTATTCCCGAAAAGGTTCGTTCACTCATTGAACAATATGAAGGCTGGTGA
- a CDS encoding HAD family hydrolase, protein MIHTLLFDLDDTLLWDKKSISEALLATCNEAWRQAGVESNELMEAVRSVAPSLYEKQSFYPSTTALGINPFEGLWGTFDDIHDVRLREMGANIRMYQFEVWTEALKKVGIEDFSLARELSERFIDYRETLPYVYEETFEVLTKMNVPYQLALITNGAPSLQLKKLQMTKALIPHFDRIIISGTFGVGKPDPSIFFHALTQLGAERNQTVMIGDNLHTDIVGGNRSEINTIWVNREGVEPDTTIVPDVEIATLRELEGALDKLNGFE, encoded by the coding sequence ATGATCCATACACTTCTTTTTGATTTGGATGACACGTTACTTTGGGATAAAAAAAGCATTTCCGAAGCTTTGCTGGCGACATGCAACGAGGCATGGCGGCAAGCGGGGGTTGAAAGTAACGAATTGATGGAGGCCGTGCGGTCAGTGGCACCTTCCCTTTACGAGAAGCAATCGTTTTATCCGTCAACAACCGCTCTCGGGATTAATCCGTTTGAAGGATTGTGGGGAACGTTTGATGACATCCATGACGTTCGACTTCGGGAGATGGGGGCAAACATCCGCATGTATCAATTTGAAGTTTGGACGGAAGCATTAAAAAAAGTTGGCATTGAAGATTTTTCTTTGGCGAGGGAGCTGTCCGAACGTTTCATTGACTATCGAGAAACACTTCCCTATGTATACGAAGAAACATTTGAAGTATTGACAAAAATGAACGTCCCCTACCAACTTGCACTTATAACCAATGGCGCTCCCAGTTTACAACTGAAAAAGCTGCAAATGACAAAAGCGCTTATTCCTCACTTTGACCGAATCATTATCTCCGGCACATTCGGTGTGGGAAAACCTGATCCGTCCATTTTTTTCCACGCGCTCACGCAGCTTGGTGCCGAGCGGAATCAAACCGTCATGATTGGGGATAATTTGCATACGGACATTGTTGGCGGCAACCGCTCCGAAATCAATACCATTTGGGTGAACCGTGAAGGTGTCGAACCAGACACTACAATAGTGCCAGACGTTGAGATCGCTACCTTGCGAGAACTTGAAGGTGCACTGGATAAACTCAACGGATTTGAATGA
- the lgt gene encoding prolipoprotein diacylglyceryl transferase, with protein sequence MDGMNPIAVEWGPIQIHWYGIIIVASALLGLYFAVRESQRHGLPKDTFVDLLLIGFPVSVFFARAYYVFFNWERYADNPLRIFAIWEGGLAMHGVLIGAVLTLVVFAYVRRYSFWQLADIMAPSLILAQAIGRWGNFINQEAYGGPVSRTFLEGLHLPDFIMNQMYINGTYYHPTFLYESLWNFTGFIGLMLLRRVNLRRGELFLIYLLYYSIGRFFIEALRTDSLMLTEHLQMAQVASLFLILFAVAVMVYRRKNGHADVRYLDDGNGTTNTIKRS encoded by the coding sequence ATGGATGGGATGAATCCGATTGCCGTCGAATGGGGACCGATCCAAATTCATTGGTATGGGATTATTATTGTAGCTAGCGCTCTGCTCGGATTATATTTCGCAGTCCGGGAGAGCCAACGCCATGGTCTTCCGAAAGACACTTTTGTCGATCTTCTGCTGATCGGCTTTCCTGTATCCGTCTTTTTTGCCAGAGCCTATTATGTTTTTTTCAATTGGGAACGTTATGCGGACAATCCTTTAAGGATATTCGCTATTTGGGAAGGCGGACTGGCCATGCACGGGGTACTAATCGGGGCAGTACTAACCCTTGTTGTTTTTGCGTATGTCCGTAGATATTCCTTCTGGCAACTCGCAGACATTATGGCACCCAGTTTAATATTGGCGCAGGCGATCGGCCGCTGGGGGAATTTCATCAACCAGGAAGCCTATGGAGGACCCGTTTCGCGGACGTTTCTGGAAGGGTTGCATTTACCCGATTTTATCATGAATCAAATGTACATAAATGGCACTTATTATCACCCAACGTTTTTGTATGAATCCCTGTGGAATTTCACGGGATTTATTGGGCTAATGTTGCTGCGGCGGGTAAATTTACGCAGAGGAGAATTATTTTTAATCTATCTTCTTTATTATTCGATCGGACGTTTCTTTATTGAAGCTTTAAGAACGGACAGTTTAATGCTTACGGAGCATTTGCAGATGGCCCAAGTCGCTTCTTTGTTCCTTATCCTATTTGCGGTGGCCGTAATGGTTTACCGACGGAAAAATGGACATGCCGATGTTCGTTATCTGGATGATGGAAACGGAACGACAAACACTATAAAACGTTCATAA
- a CDS encoding antitoxin translates to MQSEKISVPLTDELFSEIRHLSENEQNQFFHQLVKRYIERRKKEHLRAELKEGYMEMAELNLSIAESFVYAESEALFKSESNKHGIQYNKEVNG, encoded by the coding sequence ATGCAGTCAGAAAAAATTTCCGTACCACTTACAGATGAACTATTCAGTGAAATCAGGCACTTATCCGAAAACGAACAGAATCAATTTTTCCACCAGTTGGTTAAACGGTATATTGAGCGAAGAAAGAAGGAACACCTCCGCGCTGAATTAAAGGAAGGGTATATGGAGATGGCAGAATTAAATCTGTCGATCGCCGAAAGCTTCGTTTATGCAGAATCGGAAGCGCTCTTCAAATCGGAATCCAACAAGCATGGGATTCAATATAACAAGGAGGTGAATGGATGA